One Streptomyces sp. BA2 DNA window includes the following coding sequences:
- a CDS encoding ParB/RepB/Spo0J family partition protein codes for MSLAEELTYPTVDIDIDIDIDEVEPSAIWIESQPPVRVRIDSLVLSDSPRLDAEDPDHVRMLAEAGDCLPPITVHRPTLRVIDGAHRVRAALLNGRTEIAARLLDCDPADAFVLSVKANVTHGLPLSRADRAAAAARIIRTHSQWSDSAVAAATGISDKTVSRIRAQSPADDAVHSGTRIGRDGRVRPVDSAQHRRRAAAIFLERPDAGLREVARATGLSPATVRDVRQRIDRGEDPVPGRYRTTPADERTETAPSVAPPARQRPPARAVGATSVVDRQKLLAKLSEDPSLRHTEAGRRALRFLRHYSVDGDSIETLGRGLPCHWAPEVADLARSCAETWSELALQLQQRAE; via the coding sequence TTGTCTCTGGCCGAAGAGTTGACGTACCCGACTGTCGACATCGACATCGACATCGACATCGACGAGGTCGAGCCGTCGGCCATCTGGATCGAATCGCAGCCACCCGTCCGCGTACGGATCGACTCGCTCGTCCTGTCGGACTCCCCCCGCCTGGACGCGGAGGACCCGGACCACGTGCGGATGCTCGCCGAGGCCGGGGACTGTCTGCCCCCCATCACCGTGCACCGGCCCACCCTGCGCGTCATCGACGGCGCGCACCGGGTCCGCGCGGCCCTGCTCAACGGACGGACCGAGATCGCCGCGAGGCTGCTGGACTGCGATCCGGCGGACGCCTTCGTCCTGTCGGTCAAGGCCAACGTCACCCACGGTCTGCCGCTCTCCCGCGCCGACCGTGCCGCGGCGGCGGCACGCATCATCCGGACCCACTCGCAGTGGTCGGACAGCGCGGTCGCCGCCGCCACCGGGATCTCCGACAAGACCGTCTCCCGTATCCGCGCGCAGTCACCGGCCGACGACGCCGTGCACTCCGGCACGCGGATCGGCCGGGACGGCCGGGTGCGCCCCGTGGACAGCGCGCAGCACCGCCGTCGCGCCGCCGCGATCTTCCTCGAACGGCCCGACGCCGGACTGCGCGAGGTCGCCCGGGCCACCGGACTCTCCCCCGCCACGGTGCGGGATGTGCGCCAGCGCATCGACCGCGGCGAGGACCCTGTCCCGGGCCGCTACCGCACCACCCCGGCCGACGAGCGCACCGAGACCGCCCCCTCCGTCGCCCCGCCGGCCCGGCAGCGGCCGCCCGCTCGCGCGGTGGGCGCCACGTCCGTGGTGGACCGGCAGAAGCTGCTCGCCAAGCTCAGCGAGGACCCCTCGCTGCGGCACACCGAAGCCGGCCGGCGCGCCCTGCGCTTTCTGCGCCACTACTCCGTCGACGGCGACAGCATCGAGACCCTCGGGCGCGGGCTGCCCTGCCACTGGGCCCCCGAGGTCGCCGACCTCGCCCGCAGTTGCGCGGAAACGTGGAGCGAGCTGGCCCTGCAGCTCCAACAGCGCGCCGAGTAG
- a CDS encoding ScbR family autoregulator-binding transcription factor: MSQQERAARTHNALIRSAAELFERHGYEKASLNEISSGAGVSRGALHFHFDTKAEVAAAVESAAARALRRAVESVPTGDMSALQGLTDLSHRLVQLLLWDVVVRAGFMLSWEAGQRTRIDLCQEWHAHVHRFVARAADEKALAPGVSQEGVVNAVVATTVGLAVLSRADKEWLTDQTLTSFWQVLLPSVAEPRTAAGLNPFGTESAHDGSLRSPVPYPGYVPRPR; encoded by the coding sequence GTGAGCCAACAGGAACGGGCCGCCCGTACCCACAACGCACTCATTCGCTCGGCGGCCGAGCTGTTCGAGCGGCACGGCTATGAGAAGGCCAGCCTGAACGAGATCAGTTCGGGTGCCGGGGTCAGCCGTGGTGCCCTGCACTTCCACTTCGACACGAAGGCCGAGGTGGCCGCCGCCGTCGAGAGCGCCGCGGCCCGCGCCCTGCGTCGCGCGGTGGAGAGTGTGCCGACGGGGGACATGAGCGCCTTGCAGGGGCTGACGGACCTCTCGCACCGCCTGGTCCAACTGCTGCTCTGGGACGTGGTCGTGCGGGCCGGGTTCATGTTGAGCTGGGAAGCGGGGCAGCGCACCCGTATCGACCTCTGCCAGGAGTGGCATGCCCACGTGCACCGGTTCGTCGCCCGGGCCGCGGACGAGAAGGCGCTCGCGCCGGGGGTGTCGCAGGAGGGCGTCGTGAACGCGGTGGTGGCCACGACGGTCGGTCTCGCGGTGCTGAGCCGCGCCGACAAGGAGTGGCTGACCGACCAGACGCTCACCAGCTTCTGGCAGGTGCTGCTCCCCTCGGTGGCCGAACCGCGGACGGCGGCCGGGCTCAATCCGTTCGGCACAGAATCGGCCCACGACGGCTCGCTGCGCAGCCCGGTCCCTTATCCCGGCTACGTCCCCAGGCCCCGCTGA
- a CDS encoding SDR family NAD(P)-dependent oxidoreductase, whose amino-acid sequence MTQGQGSLEGKVALITGASSGIGAAAARVFAREGARVVLVARREDRIAELSAELRSDGAQSSYCVGDVQVSADVERAVSHAVQTYGRLDVAFNNAGAGGDVAPLHLLDDKAYDLVMDTNVRGVWNCLRHEIRAMTEDGGGGSIVNTSSVAGLVASSAPAPYIAAKHAVVGLTKAAAVEYASSGIRVNAIAPGLTRSEMVEDWFARVPGREAKSMASAPQNRMAAPEEVAEAAAWLCSDRASFVTGATMPVDGGRTTW is encoded by the coding sequence ATGACTCAAGGACAAGGTTCGCTCGAGGGGAAGGTCGCCCTGATCACCGGTGCGAGCAGCGGCATTGGCGCCGCGGCGGCCCGGGTGTTCGCACGCGAGGGGGCACGGGTGGTCCTGGTCGCCCGGCGCGAGGACCGCATCGCGGAGCTTTCGGCCGAACTGCGCTCGGACGGGGCGCAGTCCTCGTACTGCGTGGGCGACGTCCAGGTCTCCGCCGACGTGGAGCGGGCCGTGTCCCACGCGGTTCAGACGTACGGGCGCCTCGACGTGGCCTTCAACAACGCGGGTGCCGGAGGCGACGTGGCCCCTCTGCACCTCCTCGACGACAAGGCGTACGACCTGGTCATGGACACCAACGTGCGCGGCGTGTGGAACTGCCTGCGTCACGAGATCAGAGCGATGACCGAAGACGGGGGCGGCGGCTCGATCGTGAACACCAGCAGCGTGGCGGGCCTGGTGGCCAGCTCCGCGCCCGCGCCCTACATCGCGGCCAAGCACGCCGTGGTCGGCCTGACCAAAGCGGCCGCGGTCGAGTACGCGTCGAGCGGGATCCGCGTCAACGCGATAGCCCCGGGCCTGACCCGGTCGGAGATGGTCGAGGACTGGTTCGCCCGGGTTCCCGGGCGTGAGGCGAAGAGCATGGCGTCCGCCCCGCAGAACCGCATGGCCGCACCGGAGGAAGTCGCCGAGGCGGCCGCGTGGTTGTGCAGCGACCGGGCCTCGTTCGTCACCGGAGCCACGATGCCCGTGGACGGCGGGCGCACCACCTGGTGA
- a CDS encoding ScbR family autoregulator-binding transcription factor: MVSLARQERAVRTRRAVLEAAARVFAEYGYATATVSDILKVAGVTKGALYFHFDSKEALARGVVEAQVELPLPPQELKVQELVDQGLLLAYLLPRDPVVRAGAVLSSDPLGREHYGSAWPALIERSARTLTEAKERGEILGHVVPQQTAELLTSTFHGVQLFSQLETGLADVNLRISVLYEHLIPTIAMPAVLARLDLAPDRGARLYAQTEAAQMETAQTETEGAEQPTPVGTAG; the protein is encoded by the coding sequence ATGGTCTCGTTGGCGCGACAAGAACGTGCAGTCCGGACCCGCCGCGCCGTGCTGGAGGCCGCAGCAAGGGTATTCGCGGAGTACGGCTACGCGACGGCCACCGTGTCGGACATCCTCAAGGTCGCCGGCGTGACCAAGGGCGCCCTGTACTTCCATTTCGACTCCAAGGAAGCCCTTGCGCGAGGGGTGGTCGAGGCGCAGGTCGAGCTGCCCCTTCCGCCCCAGGAGCTCAAGGTCCAGGAACTGGTGGACCAGGGCTTGCTGCTCGCGTACCTGCTGCCGCGCGATCCGGTGGTGCGCGCGGGCGCCGTGCTCTCGTCCGACCCCCTGGGCAGGGAGCACTACGGCAGCGCCTGGCCCGCCCTGATCGAGCGCTCGGCGCGGACGCTGACGGAGGCCAAGGAGCGCGGCGAGATCCTCGGTCACGTCGTGCCGCAGCAGACCGCCGAGCTCCTGACCAGCACGTTCCACGGCGTCCAGCTCTTCTCCCAGCTGGAGACCGGCCTGGCGGACGTCAACCTCCGGATCTCCGTGCTGTACGAGCACCTGATCCCGACGATCGCCATGCCCGCCGTCCTCGCCCGCCTCGACCTCGCGCCCGACCGCGGCGCTCGCCTGTACGCGCAGACGGAGGCGGCACAGATGGAGACGGCGCAGACGGAGACCGAGGGCGCGGAGCAGCCCACCCCCGTCGGCACGGCCGGCTGA
- a CDS encoding multicopper oxidase family protein: MPTRRRVLGAGLSVAGVGLTGASLLPVLNAREATAGPAPGVPAAGAAAVQLFAAAMPIVPVLAPVSTIGSVDRYEMTMRTVRKEILPGIQTELRTYNGQFPGPTIKARRNRPVVIRQRNQLGVDTSMHLHGASVPPSEDGSPMDTIAPGAARRYTYANKQSHASLWYHDHAHHVESENVYRGMHGSYLLTDDEEEALPLPKGEYDVLIAIRDANFDAATGALVYRMSDRARTTLLVNGAPHPRFEVAARSYRLRFANHSNQRFFELCLADNGDMVQIASDGGLLPRPHTTKAIYLTSGERADVVIDFSRYPVGTKLVLKNTGFGVVEDVSQVMRFDVVRTAEDNSSVPAVLRTLPRLPTPTAERTVVLRMDEDGRADPKAYIDEKLYDPARVDAHIRPGASEIWTVTNANTKAPHNFHMHLVQFQVLERGGAAPGPAEAGLKDTVRLLPGETVKLQATFDAYQGEYVYHCHMLDHSAMGMMATMKIG; the protein is encoded by the coding sequence ATGCCCACCCGTCGCCGAGTGCTCGGTGCAGGACTGTCCGTCGCGGGTGTAGGGCTCACCGGAGCCTCGCTCCTGCCCGTCCTGAACGCGCGGGAAGCGACCGCGGGCCCCGCTCCCGGCGTGCCGGCCGCCGGCGCCGCCGCGGTGCAGCTGTTCGCCGCGGCGATGCCCATCGTCCCGGTCCTCGCACCGGTGTCCACCATCGGCTCCGTGGACAGGTACGAGATGACCATGCGCACCGTGCGCAAGGAGATACTGCCCGGCATCCAGACCGAACTGCGCACCTACAACGGGCAGTTCCCCGGTCCGACCATCAAGGCCCGCAGGAACCGGCCCGTCGTCATCCGTCAGCGCAACCAGCTGGGCGTGGACACCTCCATGCACCTGCACGGTGCTTCGGTGCCGCCGAGCGAGGACGGCTCCCCGATGGACACCATCGCGCCCGGCGCCGCACGCCGCTACACGTACGCCAACAAGCAGTCGCACGCCTCGCTCTGGTACCACGACCACGCCCACCACGTGGAGTCCGAGAACGTGTACCGCGGCATGCACGGCAGCTATCTGCTCACCGACGACGAGGAAGAGGCGCTGCCGCTGCCCAAGGGCGAGTACGACGTACTGATCGCGATCCGCGACGCGAACTTCGACGCCGCCACCGGCGCGCTCGTCTACCGGATGAGCGACCGTGCGCGCACCACGCTCCTCGTGAACGGGGCGCCGCACCCGCGTTTCGAGGTCGCCGCCCGCTCCTATCGGCTGCGCTTCGCGAACCATTCCAACCAGCGCTTCTTCGAACTGTGTCTGGCGGACAACGGCGACATGGTGCAGATCGCGTCCGACGGGGGGCTGCTGCCGCGCCCGCACACCACCAAGGCGATCTACCTGACCTCCGGTGAACGGGCCGACGTGGTCATCGACTTCTCCCGCTACCCGGTCGGCACCAAGCTCGTCCTGAAGAACACCGGGTTCGGGGTGGTCGAGGACGTCAGCCAGGTGATGCGTTTCGACGTGGTGCGCACCGCCGAGGACAACAGCTCGGTACCGGCCGTCCTGCGGACGCTGCCGCGCCTTCCCACGCCCACCGCCGAGCGCACCGTCGTCCTGCGCATGGACGAGGACGGCCGCGCGGACCCGAAGGCGTACATCGACGAGAAGCTGTACGACCCCGCGCGCGTCGACGCGCACATACGCCCCGGCGCCAGCGAGATCTGGACCGTCACCAACGCCAACACGAAGGCGCCGCACAACTTCCATATGCACCTGGTGCAGTTCCAGGTCCTGGAGAGGGGCGGGGCCGCGCCCGGACCCGCGGAGGCGGGCCTGAAGGACACGGTGCGGCTGCTGCCCGGCGAGACGGTCAAGCTGCAGGCCACCTTCGACGCCTACCAGGGCGAGTACGTCTACCACTGCCACATGCTCGACCACTCGGCCATGGGCATGATGGCGACGATGAAGATCGGTTGA
- a CDS encoding nuclear transport factor 2 family protein, whose amino-acid sequence MYAEVAGFYARQMRRLDEGDAEGWAATFTEDAVCRLSTRLEAMRGREELIAGARAAATAIEAAGELRRHMTGMFEIEERPGGFLHVRANTIVYATAASGASRVHQVCTCTDTLVRGTKGGRELLVKDRWIVVDGT is encoded by the coding sequence ATGTACGCGGAGGTGGCGGGGTTCTACGCCCGCCAGATGCGGCGCCTGGACGAGGGCGATGCCGAGGGGTGGGCGGCCACCTTCACCGAGGACGCGGTGTGCCGGCTGTCCACCCGCCTGGAAGCGATGCGCGGGCGCGAGGAGCTGATCGCGGGGGCGCGCGCGGCGGCGACGGCGATCGAGGCGGCCGGGGAGCTGCGGCGCCACATGACCGGCATGTTCGAGATCGAGGAGCGCCCCGGCGGGTTCCTGCACGTGCGCGCGAACACCATCGTGTACGCCACCGCGGCGAGCGGTGCGTCCCGGGTGCACCAGGTCTGCACCTGTACGGACACACTGGTGCGGGGTACGAAAGGCGGACGCGAACTCCTGGTCAAGGACCGCTGGATCGTCGTCGACGGCACGTGA
- a CDS encoding HAD family hydrolase, with protein sequence MNIDGVLLNDSFSPIMRRLVESRGGTYSAGFERELLSQPQLVAAQRAADELGGTAEQLLKDYFAEREEYVREHPVHVLDGAAELLATLRSLDVRTVCYGGLERSHFTRHLGEFADYFDEPGYVCTNDFRPGIREITELFGLRYDQVLFIDDVARVAETARELGTAFIGHPGESGHGYQRQMMEKNGVRHIVGTLRSIDEALLRAVDAEAAAGDIWD encoded by the coding sequence GTGAACATAGACGGCGTACTGCTCAACGACAGTTTCAGCCCGATCATGCGCCGCCTCGTGGAGTCGCGCGGGGGCACCTACAGCGCCGGCTTCGAGCGTGAACTGCTGTCGCAGCCGCAACTCGTCGCCGCTCAGCGGGCCGCGGACGAACTGGGCGGCACCGCGGAGCAGTTGCTGAAGGACTACTTCGCCGAGCGCGAGGAGTACGTGCGGGAACATCCGGTGCACGTGCTCGACGGCGCGGCCGAACTGCTGGCGACGCTGCGTTCGCTGGACGTGCGCACGGTCTGCTACGGAGGGCTGGAGCGGTCGCACTTCACCCGCCATCTCGGTGAGTTCGCCGACTACTTCGACGAGCCCGGCTATGTGTGCACCAACGACTTCCGCCCCGGCATCCGGGAGATCACCGAACTCTTCGGGCTCCGCTACGACCAGGTCCTCTTCATCGACGACGTGGCGCGCGTGGCGGAGACCGCGCGGGAGCTCGGGACGGCCTTCATCGGACACCCCGGCGAATCCGGTCACGGCTACCAGCGGCAGATGATGGAGAAGAACGGTGTGCGGCACATCGTCGGCACGCTGAGGTCGATCGACGAGGCGTTGCTGCGGGCCGTCGACGCCGAGGCGGCCGCCGGAGACATCTGGGACTGA
- a CDS encoding BTAD domain-containing putative transcriptional regulator, with protein MEIQVLGSLSAEVNGGAIVPNAAKPRQILSLLGLRPGRVVPVHTLMEELWGADPPQSARTTLQTYILQLRRRLGTAMGPDVPGAAKDVLVTRHGGYLLQVPPESVDAYRYERLVAEGRAALADGDDEVSAGCFRRALDLWRGPALVDVRVGPVLEIEVLRLEESRLGTIERRIDADLRLGRHSELISELTELTARHPQHEGLHSQAMVALYRSGRQAAALDIYRRLRTRLIEELGVEPSPQVRRLHQAMLAVDPKLDVVAGPQRTSTFDLYAA; from the coding sequence GTGGAGATTCAGGTGCTGGGATCATTGAGCGCCGAAGTCAACGGGGGAGCGATCGTCCCGAACGCGGCCAAGCCGCGGCAGATCCTCTCCCTGCTCGGGCTCCGCCCGGGACGGGTCGTGCCCGTCCACACGCTGATGGAAGAGCTCTGGGGGGCCGATCCCCCCCAGAGCGCCCGCACCACCCTGCAGACGTACATCCTCCAGCTGCGCCGACGCCTCGGCACCGCCATGGGCCCGGACGTCCCCGGCGCCGCCAAGGACGTGCTCGTGACCCGGCACGGCGGCTATCTGCTGCAGGTCCCGCCCGAGTCCGTGGACGCCTACCGCTACGAACGGCTGGTCGCGGAAGGGCGCGCCGCCTTGGCGGACGGCGACGACGAGGTGTCGGCGGGCTGTTTCCGGCGGGCCCTCGACCTGTGGCGCGGGCCGGCGCTCGTCGACGTACGGGTCGGGCCGGTCCTCGAGATCGAGGTGCTGCGCCTGGAGGAGAGCAGGCTCGGCACCATCGAGCGGCGCATAGACGCCGACCTGCGCCTCGGCCGGCACTCCGAACTCATCTCCGAGCTGACCGAGTTGACGGCCCGGCACCCGCAGCACGAGGGGCTGCACTCGCAGGCCATGGTCGCCCTGTACCGGTCGGGCCGGCAGGCCGCGGCCCTGGACATCTACCGCAGGCTGCGGACGCGCCTCATAGAGGAGCTGGGCGTCGAGCCCTCGCCGCAGGTGCGGCGCCTGCACCAGGCCATGCTGGCCGTCGACCCCAAGCTGGACGTCGTCGCCGGTCCGCAGCGCACCTCCACCTTCGATCTCTACGCGGCCTGA
- a CDS encoding TetR/AcrR family transcriptional regulator: MSVPARSNFHFENKEELAAAVVSQAVGALRSALHTVHRRRTCALQRLIDASHAIAALLRSDSVVKAGVLLNQEGHGRRPDLRQEWHAHIQRLLTEAARENTLVPDLSRQSAAGAIMSSTVGFEVLGRDDFAWLSRHTIAAFWGFQLPALADRTALHHLAAAGTDVEAVSGAETSQAA; this comes from the coding sequence GTGTCAGTACCGGCGCGCTCTAACTTCCACTTCGAGAACAAGGAGGAGCTCGCGGCGGCGGTCGTGAGCCAGGCCGTGGGCGCCCTGCGGTCAGCGCTCCACACGGTCCATCGCCGCCGCACGTGCGCTCTCCAGCGGCTGATCGACGCGTCGCACGCGATCGCCGCGCTCCTGCGGTCCGACAGCGTGGTCAAGGCAGGCGTCCTGCTGAATCAGGAGGGCCACGGGCGCCGCCCTGATCTGCGGCAGGAGTGGCACGCCCACATCCAGCGGCTTCTCACGGAGGCGGCGCGGGAGAACACGCTCGTCCCTGACCTGTCACGGCAGAGCGCCGCCGGGGCGATCATGTCATCGACCGTGGGGTTCGAGGTGCTCGGGCGCGACGACTTCGCGTGGCTGTCGCGGCACACCATCGCCGCCTTCTGGGGATTTCAGCTGCCCGCTCTCGCCGACCGGACGGCGCTGCACCACCTGGCGGCTGCGGGCACCGACGTGGAAGCGGTGAGCGGCGCTGAGACGTCTCAGGCCGCGTAG
- a CDS encoding TetR family transcriptional regulator, translated as MTKQERAARTRSQLIAAAADVFNRNGFVRASLTKVSRQAGVSTGAL; from the coding sequence ATGACCAAGCAGGAGCGAGCCGCCCGCACCCGGTCCCAGCTGATCGCCGCCGCAGCCGACGTCTTCAACCGGAACGGCTTCGTTCGCGCCAGCCTGACAAAAGTCAGCCGGCAGGCAGGTGTCAGTACCGGCGCGCTCTAA
- a CDS encoding aromatase/cyclase yields MTTREVEHETTVAAPAADAYRLLADVENLPQIFPPTIFVEQTERTGDEERIRVWATANGEATSWSARRTLDERALRIGFEQDVSPEPIASMRGTYIIEPLGDDSSRIRLRLDYRAVGDDPESLKWIDQAVDENAGSQLASLKVSLERSHADRDLTFSFEDTVRVEGSAKDVYDFINEAHLWEERLPHVAAVRLVEDAAGLQTLEMDTRAKDGSLHTSKSYRVCFPDYRIAYKEVRRPELLSLHTGYWTFEDIGDAVLASSQHTVVLDAAGITKVLGPQATVADARKYVRDALSSSSRATLGRAKAYTEGRR; encoded by the coding sequence ATGACGACCCGTGAGGTTGAGCACGAGACCACCGTCGCCGCCCCGGCCGCCGATGCGTACCGGCTGCTGGCGGACGTGGAGAACCTGCCGCAGATATTCCCGCCCACCATCTTCGTGGAGCAGACGGAACGCACCGGCGACGAGGAGCGCATCCGCGTCTGGGCCACCGCCAACGGCGAGGCCACGAGCTGGTCGGCCCGCCGCACTCTCGACGAGCGGGCCCTGCGCATCGGCTTCGAGCAGGACGTGTCCCCCGAGCCCATCGCATCCATGCGCGGCACCTACATCATCGAGCCGCTGGGCGACGACAGCTCGCGGATCCGCCTGCGGCTCGACTACCGGGCCGTCGGTGACGACCCCGAGTCGCTGAAATGGATCGACCAGGCGGTCGACGAGAACGCCGGCTCGCAGCTCGCCTCACTGAAGGTCAGCCTGGAACGGTCGCACGCCGACCGGGACCTGACGTTCTCCTTCGAGGACACCGTGCGCGTCGAGGGCTCCGCCAAGGACGTCTACGACTTCATCAACGAGGCGCATCTGTGGGAGGAGAGGCTGCCGCACGTCGCCGCGGTCCGCCTCGTGGAGGACGCGGCGGGCCTGCAGACGCTGGAGATGGACACGCGTGCCAAGGACGGCAGCCTGCACACCTCGAAGTCGTACCGCGTCTGCTTCCCGGACTACAGAATCGCCTACAAGGAGGTCAGGAGGCCCGAGCTGCTGAGCCTGCACACCGGCTACTGGACGTTCGAGGACATCGGCGACGCCGTGCTGGCGTCGTCGCAGCACACGGTCGTCCTCGACGCCGCCGGCATCACCAAGGTCCTCGGGCCGCAGGCGACCGTGGCCGACGCCAGGAAGTACGTGCGCGACGCCCTGAGCTCCAGCAGCCGGGCCACGCTGGGGCGTGCCAAGGCGTACACCGAAGGCAGGCGCTGA
- a CDS encoding response regulator transcription factor, producing the protein MRFSEPRASQHHHADAAHAQPSYYFDQEIPPGPTTGPAQRGALRVLVVESEARAAEALVQGLRRHGHRPESVTTGAKALQMKHSADLVLLDLDLPDLDGIEVCRSIRASCDTPLIAVSARDSELDRVLGLQAGADDYIVKPYGFRELMARIEAIMRRVRPQPLPEQVIQRGPLRIDSGTRQVSLNGEHIDVTRKEFDLLHLLCAQPETVISRRQVMTQVWDDSWSRPGRTIDTHVSSLRSKLGASTWIITIRGVGFRLGHP; encoded by the coding sequence ATGCGGTTCTCAGAACCGCGGGCATCTCAGCACCATCACGCGGACGCCGCGCATGCACAGCCCTCGTACTACTTCGACCAGGAGATCCCGCCGGGGCCCACCACCGGGCCTGCACAGCGCGGCGCCCTGCGGGTGCTCGTCGTGGAGAGCGAGGCGCGTGCTGCGGAAGCCCTGGTCCAGGGGCTGCGCCGGCACGGACACCGCCCCGAGAGCGTCACCACCGGCGCCAAGGCACTGCAGATGAAGCACAGCGCCGACCTGGTGCTGCTCGACCTCGACCTGCCCGATCTCGACGGCATCGAGGTCTGCCGCTCCATCCGCGCCAGCTGCGACACACCGCTCATCGCCGTCTCGGCGCGCGACTCCGAACTCGACCGGGTACTGGGGCTGCAGGCCGGGGCGGACGACTACATCGTCAAGCCGTACGGCTTCCGCGAGCTCATGGCCCGGATCGAGGCGATCATGCGCAGGGTCCGCCCGCAGCCGCTTCCCGAACAGGTCATCCAGCGCGGCCCGTTGCGCATCGACTCGGGCACCCGGCAGGTGTCTCTCAACGGCGAGCACATCGACGTGACCCGCAAGGAGTTCGACCTCCTGCACCTGCTCTGCGCGCAGCCCGAAACGGTCATATCCCGTCGGCAGGTGATGACACAGGTCTGGGACGACTCCTGGTCCCGCCCCGGACGCACCATCGACACGCACGTCAGCAGCCTGCGCAGCAAACTGGGCGCCAGCACCTGGATCATCACGATCCGCGGCGTCGGATTCCGCCTGGGTCACCCCTGA
- a CDS encoding AfsR/SARP family transcriptional regulator, translating to MRFNLIGPFEIVADDGRTYRPGTPKMCQTLALLLTRANEIVTAESLIQELWGDNPPRSAVTTLQTYIYHARRMFVGEGLAPADRELIVTSAPGYAIQIGDDEVDVKIFERLVTRARGELNDQDPGAALSTVRQALALWRGPALSNSPAGDLLRGHIVHLEELRIRAFELRIQAEDQLGRHRESIPELRKLINDYPLNEWFHTQLIAALGASGRRAEALQAYQDVRRLLAKELGLEPSYELQQMHIRLLGVKSTDPSRPRTALDAPARVRPAGGLLPRVAVRGA from the coding sequence ATGCGATTCAATCTGATAGGCCCGTTCGAAATCGTCGCCGATGACGGCAGGACCTATCGGCCGGGAACTCCGAAGATGTGTCAGACTCTCGCGCTGCTGTTGACGAGGGCGAACGAGATCGTCACCGCGGAGTCGCTCATCCAGGAACTGTGGGGGGACAATCCGCCGCGCAGCGCCGTGACCACGCTGCAGACGTACATCTACCACGCACGCCGGATGTTCGTCGGCGAAGGACTCGCGCCGGCCGACCGCGAACTGATCGTCACGAGCGCTCCCGGATACGCCATCCAGATCGGTGACGACGAGGTCGACGTCAAGATCTTCGAGCGCCTTGTGACGCGGGCCCGCGGCGAGCTCAACGACCAGGACCCGGGCGCGGCGCTGAGCACCGTACGTCAGGCGCTCGCCCTGTGGCGCGGCCCCGCCCTGTCCAACTCGCCCGCCGGAGACCTCCTCAGGGGGCACATCGTGCACCTGGAGGAGCTGCGGATCCGCGCCTTCGAGCTGCGGATCCAGGCCGAGGACCAGCTCGGCCGGCATCGCGAGTCCATACCCGAGCTGCGGAAACTGATCAACGACTATCCGCTCAACGAGTGGTTCCACACCCAGCTCATCGCCGCCCTCGGCGCCTCCGGCAGGCGCGCCGAGGCGCTGCAGGCCTACCAGGACGTGCGCCGGCTGCTCGCCAAAGAGCTGGGACTTGAGCCCTCGTACGAGCTGCAGCAGATGCACATCCGGCTGCTCGGTGTGAAGTCGACCGACCCTTCTCGGCCCCGCACGGCGCTGGACGCCCCGGCGCGGGTGCGCCCGGCGGGCGGTCTGCTGCCCCGGGTCGCCGTCCGCGGTGCCTGA
- a CDS encoding nuclear transport factor 2 family protein produces the protein MTVSPPDAPYVSVELYAQVQEFYARQMNLLDGSTADPVAWSRTFTEDAVLGSNFQDAPDTGQPAILRSMREALAHIAAQGTGDFRHWLAMLDVQPQADGSVRTRYYGLAMATPPGGSLRIRGHVLCHDELVRRAGRWLVRRRHLEADGVPA, from the coding sequence ATGACTGTCTCTCCACCCGACGCCCCCTACGTCTCCGTGGAACTCTACGCTCAGGTACAGGAGTTCTACGCCCGCCAGATGAACCTGCTGGACGGCAGCACCGCCGATCCGGTGGCGTGGTCGCGGACGTTCACCGAGGACGCCGTGCTCGGCTCGAACTTCCAGGACGCACCGGACACCGGGCAGCCCGCCATTCTGCGGTCCATGCGTGAGGCACTCGCCCACATCGCCGCGCAGGGGACCGGCGACTTCCGGCACTGGCTCGCCATGCTCGACGTACAGCCGCAGGCGGACGGCAGTGTGCGCACGCGGTACTACGGCCTTGCGATGGCCACTCCCCCGGGCGGGTCCCTGCGGATCCGCGGGCACGTGCTCTGCCATGACGAACTCGTGCGCCGCGCAGGCCGCTGGCTGGTACGGCGGCGTCACCTGGAGGCGGACGGCGTACCCGCCTGA